The sequence tccctccgggttgttaatatttattgttttagaCAAGGCtatgatcaaattttaaaaattttaactataaatagaatctaaaatatttatcttagaagtatagagtccatacgTATAGATTAGTGTTAAAAAATAGTTcgataaaataatatttttattaatatatatataataaaaaatatagtggtcaaattattttttaaggaaCCGTGTACACTAGTATAAGAACCATTTTCCCATGCGTGTATTtggattatcccgtgcggggATCCGGCCTGTCTGCAGCCAATCGTCTGGGAAAATCGccattttcacgtgcgggcgggccgaccgcacgggataatctatTACCCCGTGTGGTCATGTTAtaccgaccgcacgggataataaaaaattgaaacaaaaaaatcaaaatccaccCATGACCcctaataaaaaatcaacaccgtcatcgtcgccgccaccaccatcgtcgtcgctgCCTTCCCGAAGCCCACTGTCATCGTtcccgcggtcgccggcgacggatccATCCTCCCCGCGGTGGCCGGCCACGGATCCGCTCTACCGCCGTCGATGCCGCTGCCGTAGCCGatgcagccaccgccgccgaagccgtagCCGATGCCACCGTAGCCATAGCCGATGCTGCTGCCGTAGCCGTAGTTGATGTCGCCACTTTCGCCGCCCTAGCTGAGGGCGCCGCCGTCACTGAggacgagagggagagggagagggcaatgagaggagggggaggaggacagggagagagagaagtgtgggaggaggaggatgaggataTAAGTGTGGGAGGATGAGCCGGGTGGAGGGAGCAACACTTTATTTTCGTGGAGCGCAGCGCGTGACGACAGGGTGAgctattttcgtgtgcgggtcaCTTTGCGTACAGATCTGTTAAGTGACCCGCACACAAAAATTGATTTCCCTGTACGGGTGACAAACTATCGCCGGTCCCCCTATTTTTCTGTGCGGTTCCACTTAAGGACTGCATAGAAAAAAAGGGAGGACGTACAGGAAAATCAATCATGTAGTCATGATACTTATCGGACCGGATGGAGTATTTTTCAATTGTAAGCTTATTAAAAACTTCCATACAGAAACTAACTCTACTTAATTTATACACCACTCGCCTTTAttatctcctatatatataatatcttACATTTTTCACTTTGTCGATCCTAATTTCAAACGCAAACTGAACTTTTAAGATATATGGATTATATATTAAGCCCGGTGAATGTTTAGGAAGTGTGGCACTATAGTGGTggtgaataaattaaatacagTTGAGGTTCTCacattttgctaaaaaaaaatgggAGTACAAACTCCGCTGGTTTGTTCCAACATCTGGTCATAGGTATGGACATGACTGGCGACTTGGTGTTAACTACGACGTAGTTAAATAATGCAAAAAGTTTTGAGACAAAAGGGATAGGACAAATCGAGGCATTTTTTGACTGGATCAAAGGAAATTAAATATATAGCTAATTTCTTGAGAAAATTGAACCAGCATTCCCCGGCCCATAGCGCTTGATAACACCACACGGTCAATTGTTTTATAATCCTATGCTAACGCGCAGCAATCAAAGGTAGAGAGTGAGAAACCACTGCTGCACAACTGATCTTTGCCACCGGTTGGcaactgttttttttccaaccGAGACGATGAATCCGggactcccggttggtaactggttggtgttaccaaccgggactaaagagagaatAGCGGCAGTCATTcgtcccctttttttttaatccctgtattttctcctaaatcgagtgggatgcatatccccaaatcaaaccccaaatccccaaatcaaaatcacatcccaaatcattcacatcccAAATctttaagttacttatacacacaaatcaaatacatcacaaatcctaacaaaattacacacaaatcaaatacatcacagattatacatctcagatccatacaacaaatcacaaaattatacatatcagtgaatcacaaattatataaaaaagagagaaaggagagggcGCCTGGCGCGGCCCCGCCAGCCGCCAGCcccgtgcccgccgccgcccgccacggccgGCGCCTGCCGCCTGCGGCCCCGCCAGCCGCctgcctgccgctgccgcgcgcggccccgccggccgcctacCCGCCAAatgggaagggaggaaggggaggagaaggggagggaggggaggaggaagaagagaaaggggatctgtgaggagaggataaggataagtgagagggattatatactacgtgttgAATTTTAGTCCCGTGTTgaattttagtctcggttggtattatctaccgggactaaagatcatataatGATTGTGAGGTtttcaaccggggctaaagataatttttagtcccggttctttttggaatcGGGACTCTTGTGGTTTTTACCCCACTCGGCAAAGATCACATCTCCAGCAGTGAACACTTAGGAGTATTTCGGTTAGCTCTACGAGGTGGTGAGCTAGACgatctgggttcgaagcctTCACCCCTTCTAAACATTTGATATTAAGTCATTTCTTAatattcacctttttttttatcaaaggtGGAGAGTACTAGAGCATGGTAGATATCTCTCCCTTGATGTCACATGTgccaactttattttattttaaaaaaatgaaaagtttgGGCAAAAGGTTGTTAATTAACCCAGATGCATGTAATTAGCTAGGGAACTTATATAACTTAAGCAGCACTTATGACAGCCAGGACCAACCCCATCTGATCGGAATTGGATCGCCGGCagccacatgcatgcatcaaccCTACCTTTTCGAAATGACGCATGTCGAATAATTAACTTTTACATCAAAATGCATATTATTGTTTGACAATCTTCATATCACACCTTACATATATGGTCAATTGGTCACTACTCACTACTTGATCAAAACATACTTATATCAAAGTACTCAGAAAGTGATCAGTCGCATGCATGGGTCCAAAGAAAATGACAGGGAGAGACCGGCTGCTTTCTCCGTGCACCGAGGATGTGATGAAGCGTCGATCAGGACGAAAGCAACAGAAACTCCAAAGCAAGCAGCGGCTGAGCTCAGAGCAACAATATATCAGCATATATATACGGATCGTAATGCCCCTCTCTTAACTAACCTAATTAATATCTCCTCGATCGTCTTAcatattttaatttcttttctcaATATCTCTAGCTTGATCCAAGCATAACGTACGTATCGTGGTAAATATGATAAGAGTTTGCAATTGCCGTATAATTAAATAAGTTGAAGCACGTACACGACGCTTCTGAAGTTGACATATGTTGTGTGTGTAGAAACTCAACTTGTGCATCAcactatgcatatatatgtagtcTTGTTTTGGAAGTTAGCTAGctatgagaaaagaaaaaacaaacaaagagTAATAAAATTGATCAGCTGTTAATTAATGTCTAAGGGGCTTCATTTGTTTATCTAATAATATTGTATGCGGGGTGGGGCTACATCATTGTACTCAATTGatatttattttccatttttcttggcgattatatttctttttcttaattctAGACCTAGCTACTTTTCCGGTAGTGGAAGTAGAAAAACTTGGCCAACCTCTATTGCTCCCGTGTAAAGCTTTAATTTTTACACGATAAAGGAAAAGTGACTGTAAATTCCCCTTTTTCTTGTTGGATCTTTGTTTATATCATCCTTTCAGGACACGTCTATAAGAAGTAATAAAGGAAATCGATTAAACAGTCGATCTTAATGTCGTAAAAGAGAAACCGGCTACATAGGGAAGCTTATTATAAAGGTCATTGATATAGGGTTTATTCCTTCTTCTTCTAGTAAAAACATAGATTCGATCGATCCGCTGCACAAATTAAGAATACATCACATAGCTAAATGTTTTTAGAGCTACGTACGTACTAACCGGATTCCAGGATTTAAAATTGCGGAATGAAATTTCGTCCGAAACTATTCTGGACCccctcttccccccccccccccccccccacccatttttttgaatttggtaatatttatatttaatcaatttttgttaaaaaatcaaataatttcGGACCGAATTTCGGTCATAGCGGTGACCACTGACCCCGATACAAATGCATGAAACACCCTGCTACTGGCAAATATACCAATGCTATACTTTTGGTTTCCTCATCGATCGATATCACGCGGAGATTGGGTAAGGAGTAAGGACGATTAATTCCATGCACGCCAAAACAATACAATACGCCATGTCAGATGGACCGAATTCAGGTGGCCGGCTGCCGTACGTGTATGCTGACGAGGACGGCAGCACcttcgccggccggccggcagaGTTGTTTAATTACTCTCCATCACACGCCAATATTGCAAATTACGCCCTTAATTCCTGTGCGTCTCCATCACTCCTAAAGGAAGCTACTAGCTTGCCACTCTATAAAATCACCTGCCTTTGCTGCTTCCCaagcctcctccccttctcctctccaagactccactagctagctactagctccAAGAAACCCTAAAGATTCACTCCTCCAAGCTCACTGGTACTACGTACTAAGCTAGTAGGCGGCGTGTGTTAATTTCCGATGGACGGCGAgggggcgccggcgaggcgggcgccggcggcgtcctaCTACGAGTGCACCTTCTGCAAGAGGGGCTTCACCAACGCGCAGGCGCTCGGGGGCCACATGAACATCCACCGCAAGGACCGGAGCGCCGGCGGCAAGTCGCAGGGCGGCGGCCAGCAccacgaaggcggcggcagcggcagcggtggcggcggcggccagcagcACGGCAGAGACGTCCACCTGGGCCTCACCCTGGGGAGGAACGAGGAAGAGAGGGACGGCGTCGACCTGGAGCTCAGGCTTGGCCATGCCCACTATCCTTGAACTGAACTAGCCATGCATGTGGTTCAATTAGGGCCGGATCGCCATAGATTAACTTGTGAAGCGCTTAGCTATATATAATACTACTACGGATGAATGGGTAAGCAGGTTCTTGCGTACTTTAATTTGGTTGTTGTTTGATTTTATTTGGTAGTATAATATGCAAAGACACGAATCATAAGAAACTATAATGGattgataaaatttatataggatGATCGATCGAGATTAAACAAAATTAGgttcttttttttggttcctTATGTAAATATGTGCGAGAAATCTGCTCAAA is a genomic window of Oryza glaberrima chromosome 7, OglaRS2, whole genome shotgun sequence containing:
- the LOC127778616 gene encoding zinc finger protein STAMENLESS 1-like, yielding MDGEGAPARRAPAASYYECTFCKRGFTNAQALGGHMNIHRKDRSAGGKSQGGGQHHEGGGSGSGGGGGQQHGRDVHLGLTLGRNEEERDGVDLELRLGHAHYP